TATGCTTAAAAGTGCTGCTTTGTGGTCTACTAATCCGTAATAATAATCATGGCAGCCGTACTATAAGGTTGTATAAAAAGTCTATAATTGTCCTATTGAGCCTGTCGAAATATTTTAAACTGGAATGACGGTATACATCGGTTTCGACAAGCTCATCTTGACAAATCATAGAATGATCAACTATTATAATAACTTCAATTTTTTCTAGTATTATTTTATCGCTTTCGCGGAAGAAGCCGCCCATTCCGGAAACACAGTCGGGTCTATTTCAAAAATTATCGTACCCCAAAAAAGCGTCATGAACACGATGATGATGGTTGCCACAATATCGATAATGAGTCCCGTTTTTATCATCTGAACCATTTTTAATTTTCCCGTACCAAAAACAATGGCATTTGGTGGTGTGGCAATGGGCAGCATGAAGGCCATAGACGCCGCTAAAGTCACCGGAATCATAATTAATAAAGGGTTAACTTGAATTTCTGATGCCAATCCAGACACTATAGGAAGCATCATTTCCGTAGTTGCTGTATTAGAGGTAAACTCGGTTAACGTTGACATCATGGTGGTTAAAGTACCCACTAGCATTAGTGGCGACATATCTTTAGTACCTGCCAATAATCCTCCAACATAACTAGACAAACCTGAATCTATAAAACCTTTAGCAAGTGCAAAACCGCCACCAAATAAAAACACAATGTGCCACGGGAGTTTCCCCATGATTTTCCAATCGACTAAGGCTGTGTTTTTTTTAGACGCTGGCACAATAAATAAAAGCATAGCCACAAAAATAGCCACCGTGCCATCATTTAAATATTTAGGATTTTTGAAAAAACCACTCCACCCAGGAATACTTATAATTCCAAAATTTAAATCCGATCGAAACACCCATAATAGCGTTAAACTTATAAAAAGTATAAAAACACGCTTTTCTTCCAGACTTACAGCTCCTAATTCACGGTATTTATCTCTAAAAAATGATTTATCAAGTTTTTCAATATGTCCTTTCGGACGATATGTTAAATAAATTAAGCCTAGCGATACAGCAAAAATCATGACGCTTATCGGAAAAGCAAAAACAACCCATTGACCAAAAGATATTTCAGGTGAATTCGGATAAATAATTTCAAAAATTCGTAAAAATGATAAATTTGGAGGTGTTCCTACCAAAGTTGAAATACCGCCTATAGAACAAGCATGAGCAATAGCTAATAATAAACCAGCCGCGAAAGAACTTATTTTTCCTTCGCCGTAAACTTCTTCTAAAGCTGCAGTTACCGAAAACGCAATAGGAAGCATCATCATAGCTGTTGCTGTATTGGACATCCACATCGATAAAAATGAAGAAGCTAACATAAACCCCAACAAAATTCTAAACGGGCTCCCGCCTACTAGCGCTAAAATTTTTAAGGCGATACGTTTGTGTAAATTCCACTTTTCCATAGCCAGAGCCATGACGAAACCACCAATAAAAAGAAAAATAACATAATTGATATACGCACCAGAAATGGACTTACCGTCCAGAACACCTAAAACAGGAAACAAAATTATAGGCAACAACGATGTAACACCTATAGGTAGAGCTTCGGTTACCCACCAAAAAGCCATTAAAAAGGCAATAGCCGCTGTATAAGTGACTTCAGGCATGCCAGGTTGCAGATCTACAAAGAAAATGATGCTAAAAAATATTAATAACCCTGCGATTATTAATTTCATATTAATCGTGGTATTTGCCTCTATAGTCGACATAATTAGGTGGTGGTTTATTTGGTTTATGCGAGATTCAACTTAAAAACAGGCTTTATCGCGCATTTAAAAATACATTAAAAACCTTTTACAGTCACATCATTTAAATTTAGTTGAAAAAATATTTTCTAAAAATGAGCTTTAATATATCTTCGCGGCCATGTGGATGTATTTAGGGCTTTTGGCCGCATTATTTTTAGGATTACACAATTTATGTAAAAAGCATGCTGTACGCGGAAACGAAGTGTTTCCGGTGCTTTTAGGTACCGTAGGCTCGGGTTTCACCTTTCTACTACCCTTTTATATAGCTTCGGTTTATTTTCCAGAATATGCTAAATCCAACGCCATTTATATTCATTCCATGGCCTGGGAATTACACGGATTTATTTTTATTAAATCAGCTATAATGGCAGCATCTTGGATTTTAGCTTATCAGGCTTTAAAGCATTTGCCCATCACCATTGTGACGCCCATTCGATCGGCAGGCCCATTTTTCACTTTTATTGGAGCGATACTAATTTATCAAGAACGCCCTAACACTTTACAATGGGTAGGTTTTTTTCTAATCATTTTTTCAGTGATGTTATATTCTAAAATAGGAAAAAAAGAAGGCATCAACTTTAAAAAAGACAAATGGATTCTAGCCATCATAGCAGCAACGTTTTTAGGTGCTTCTAGTGGTTTGTACGACAAGTTTTTAATTCAATATTTAAACATTGCACCACTAACCCTAATTTTTTGGTTTTGTTTTTATGTGATATTAATTCTGCTTGTCATTTTAAGCATCACTTGGTTCCCTTATGCCGAAAAACGTAAAGCCTTTAAGTTTAGATGGTCTATTCCAGCAGTAGGTATCCTATTGCAAGCCGCAGATTACTTCTATTTTAAAGCCCTGCAAGATCCAGAAGCTTTAATTATGCTGCTCTCTGCCATTAAAAGGAGTCAGATATTAATCGCCGTTTTAGTTGGCGGCGTTATCTTTAAAGAACAAAATAAACGTAAAAAATTAGTACCACTTGCCGGAATTATGCTTGGGGTTTTTTTTATACTATACTCCTAGTTTAAAATTGATTATTTATTATTTCCAAAAATATTGCGCTTAAGCAATTGCATATAGCCTAAAGCTTATGACTTCTTGCCTATAACCCAATCTTTTGTTAAAAAAAGAATGAACATTCATTTTTTGTTATCTTTGTATTCAAATTTAGTAAGATGGCGAAACTTCAAAAAAGTATAGACAAGCGTAATGCTTTAATAAAAGCAACCATAGACTTGGTCAATAATGATGGATTTCATGCAGCACCCATGAGTAAAATAGCCAAAATGGCTAATGTCTCACCAGCTACCATTTATTTGTATTTTGAAAATAAACAGGATTTGGTTAACAAAACCTATATCGAAGTCAAAGCAGAATACACCAAATATGCCTTTGCTAATTATAATGAAGACACTTGTGTTCAAAAAAGTTTTGAAATTATTTGGAAACGCATTGCTGACTTTAAACTTAAAGAGTGCGAAAACGCCATGTTTCTTGCCCAATGTGATAATACCCCAATTATTGATGAATCCTGCCGACAAGAAGGTATAAAACATTTACAACCGCTTTTAGATTTGTGGGCACGTGGTAAAAAAGAAGGGGTTATAAAACCTATTTCCGACTATCTGTTATACGCATATACTATAAATCCGTTGTCCTTTTTAATGATTAACCAAAAACGAGGTTCGTTTATCTTAGATGAAACCCTTTTAGAAGAGGCTTATCAAGCAGCTTGGAGTAGTATAAAAGTTTGTAAATAATATGAAAAAAACAGCCATAATTTTAGGAGCAACAGGTTTAACAGGTTCTATTTTACTTGAGAAATTGTTAGCAGATCCTAGATATGAACATATCAAATTATTTTCGCGATCTAAAATCGAAAATCTACCACACAAGGTCTCACAGTTTATAGGTGATCTTTTAGAGTTCGAACAGTTTAAAAGCGATTTTAAGGCTAACGAAGTGTATTGTTGTATTGGAACAACCTCTAAAAAAACGCCAGATAAAACACTATACAAGCAAATAGATTATGGTATTCCGGTGGCTGCAGCAAAGTTAGCTAAGGATAATAATATCGAAACATTTTCTGTGGTTTCTGCATTAGAGGCTAACCCAAATAGTAAAGTGCTTTACAATAAAACTAAAGGTGAGATGGAGCTTGATGTTCAAAAACAAAACATTAAGAACACCTTTATTTTTAGACCTTCATTAATTGGTGGTGATCGTGATGAGCAACGGACACTTGAAAATATAGGACTGGCCATTTTTAAAGTGCTTCAGCCTTTATTTATTGGAAAACTGAAACAATATAAAATTACCGAACCCGAAGATATCGCTCAAGCTATGATAGAGCTATCGAATACTACAAATTACAACGAAGTAATTATCACTTCAAACGACATAAAAAACATTGCAAAAAATCATAAATAAAAAATTGAATATGGAATTATTAGATAAATTAAATTGGAGATATGCTGCTAAAGCCATGAATGGTGAAACGGTTGCCGAAGAAAAAATAGAACATATTTTAGAAGCTGCTCGCCTTGCTCCTACCTCAAGCGGTTTACAACCTTTTGAAATTATAGTGATTAAAAATCAAGATGTTAAAGAACAGATCAAACCTGTAGCTTGGAATCAATCGGTGATTACCGACTGCTCTCACCTACTCGTTTTTGCTGCTTGGGATACCTATACTGCCGATCGTATTAATCACATGTTTGATTTAACAAACGATATTCGCGGATTTAAAAACGAAGGTTGGGAAAACTACCGCCAGATGTTATTAAATTCTTATCCGCAAAAAGACGCCGAAGAGAATTTTAATCACGCTGCAAAACAAGCATATATCGCTTTTTCTCAAGCCGTAATTGCTGCTGCTTTTGAAGGCGTAGATGCCACACCTCTAGAAGGTTTTGATCCTGCTGCCGTTGATGAGATTTTAGGCTTAAAAGAAAAAGGTTTACGCAGTGCAGTCATGCTTCCTTTAGGATATAGACAAGAAGACAAAGACTGGTTAGTAAACCTAGTAAAGGTGAGAAAACCAATGAATGAATTAGTAACTGTTATTGAATAAAAAAAATAGCTATGAAAAAGACCATTTTATTAAATAACAGACCCCAAGGTGAACCTACGGTTTCAAATTTTGAATTTGTTACTGAAGACAACACACTTCAAATTTCTGAAGGTGAAATACTTTTAGAAACCACTTACGTTTCAGTAGACCCTTATTTAAGAGGACGCATGAGTGATGCCAAATCGTATGTACCACCTTTCCAATTAAACAAACCGATACAATCTGGTGTCATTGCCAAAGTAGTAGCTTCTAAAAACAAGAAATTTGCTGAAGGCGATTATGTTTCAGGTATGCTTGATTGGTCGACACAACAAATATCAAAAGGTGTAGGTTTAAATAAAGTAGATGCTTCTAAAGCGCCTTTAAGCGCATACTTAGGTGTATTAGGAATGACCGGACTCACCGCTTTTTTAGGTTTACAAGAAATAGGAAAACCTAAAGCCGGAGAAACTATTGTCATTTCTGGTGCTGCTGGAGCTGTTGGTAGTGTGGTTGGGCAAATAGCTAAAATTCTAGGCCTTCACGTTATAGGAATTGCTGGTACCGATGAAAAAATTGACATGTTAAAAAATGAATTTGGCTTTGATGCAGGCATCAATTATAACACCAGTGAAGATATAAATGCAGAGCTCAAAGAACTAGCTCCAAATGGTGTTGATATTTATTTTGACAATGTGGGTGGACCAATTTCTGACGCGGTACTTTTTAACATCAACCGTTTTGCTAGAATGATTATCTGTGGAGCCATTTCGGTTTACAATAAAACAGAATTACCAACAGGTTTAAGCGTACAACCATTTTTGGTTAAAAACAGTGCTTTAATGCAAGGATTTATTGTATCTAATTATGCTGAAAAGTTCCCAGAAGCGATACAACAGTTAGCCACTTGGTTGAAAGAAGGTAAATTAACTTATACTGAAACGATTGTTGAAGGTTTTGATAACATTCCAAAGGCTTTCATCGATTTATTTGAAGGAAAAAATAAAGGAAAAATGATTGTTAAAATCTAAAAACATAATGTGAAAAAGTTGTCATATTGAGCCTGTTGAAATATTTTAACTATTTGATAATCAGTAAAGGTTTCAACATGCTCAACCTGACAAGCTCACTTTTAAAACTTATTTACAACACACATAACCATAAAAATTAAGCAAATGAACACTTTTGAATTTAAAAACCCGACCAAAATTATTTTTGGAAAAGACACTATAAAAAATATAGAAAATGAAATTCCTAATGACGCCAAAGTTTTAATGCTTTATGGTGGTGGAAGTATTAAAAAGAACGGTATATACGACCAAGTAAAAGCCGCTTTATCATCATTTGATGTGCTTGAATTTGGTGGTATTCCTGCCAATCCGGAATATGCTGTTTTAATGCAAGCTTTAAAAGTGATTAAAGATGAAAACATCACTTATTTATTAGCTGTTGGTGGTGGTTCTGTTATTGATGGCACCAAATTTTTATCGTCTGCAGCATTATTTGATGGCGATACCCCTTGGGATATTCTAACTGATAAAATAAGAACTGAAAAAGGCATGCCTTTCGGAACGGTTTTAACCCTTCCTGCAACAGGTTCTGAGATGAATTCTGGTGCTGTGATTACCAGAGAGGAAACTAAAGAAAAGCTTGCTATGGGTGGTCCTGGTTTATTTCCGGAGTTTTCTGTTTTAGATCCTCAAGTGATTGCTTCTATTCCAAAACGTCAGTTAGCCAACGGAATTACCGATGCTTTTTCTCATGTTTTAGAACAATATATGACCTACCCTATTGGAGCCTTATTACAAGACAGATTTGCGGAAAGCATTTTACAAACTTTAATTGAAGTCGCTCCTAAAGTAATTAAAGATCCTACAGAATATACATCGGCAGCAAACTTTATGTGGAGTTGCACGATGGCCTTAAACGGTTTAATTCAAAAAGGTGTGCCTACCGATTGGGCTGTGCATGCTATGGGGCATGAACTTACCGCTTTATATGGAATTGATCACGCAAGAACTTTAGCCATCATTTTCCCTAGTCATTATAAATTCAATTTTGAAGCGAAAAAAGAAAAGTTAGCACAGTATGCTGAACGCGTTTGGAATGTGACAGAAGGAAATACCGATGATAAAGCTTATGCCGCTATTGAAAAAACAGAAGCTTTTTTCCAAAGTTTAGAGATTGACACCAAATTATCTGAATATACTAAAGACTATGAAGGTACTGCCGAAGAAATTTCAAAACGTTTTACCGACCGTGGTTGGTTAGGATTGGGTGAGCATCAAGATTTATCTCCAGAGAAGGTTGAAAAAATTGTAAAAATGGCTTATTAGACTATGGTCGAAAAGACGTGTACTATTTTTAAATATTGACTATAAAACTTAATAAAATGAGTAAATTTTCAGAAATTATAAATCAGGATAAACCTGTACTTGTTGACTTTTATGCCACTTGGTGTGGTCCATGCAAAACTTTAGGTCCGATTCTAAAAGATGTGAAAGACACATTAAAAGACTCCATTTCTATTATTAAAATAGATGTAGACAAAAACCAAGAGTTAGCAACAAAATATCAAGTAAGAGGTGTACCAACCATGTTACTGTTTAAAAACGGAAAACAAGTTTGGAGACAGTCTGGCGTACTTCAAAAAAATGACATATTAAACGTTATTTCGACAAATGCTTAATATCCTTTGATTGCATGTATATAATAAAGAAAGAAGCTGTCTAGTAAGTTAAACCCATCGTAAGGCAGTGCTCAGCACGGAATCTCATAAACTGACATTCACTTATTATGAGAATCTGAAATAAATTCAGATTGACGACAATAATGCTTAATAGACAGCTTCCTTTTATTTGAATATATTAAACGGTTTCAAGCTCACGTTTTGCCATTCTATATGGATACTTAGGATAAATAGAGCGTTTAGCAAATCGATTTAGTTTATTACTATTAATCATTTTAATATAAACCTGTTTTGTAACTCCGAAATACTCATAGGTGGTACCATCCGTAAAAGTGATTTCTAGTAACAAACCTTTGTGATTGTAATCGGCAATACCAGAATTTGTAATGGTTTCTGTATAGGCTTCTAAATTCGCTGCTAAGGTTTCTGGCGCAATACTAACAAGAAAATGGTAGCCATCAATAATTTTTCGGCTATTAATTTCAGCTTCTTCTTTTAAAGCATCACCATCTTGAAACTTATCAGGATGCCATGCTTTAACCAAATCGCGGTAACTTTTCTTTAAAGCCTTTAACTCGATTTCGTTTTCAACTCCAAAGAGTTTTTTATATTCATTTATGCGCTTCATATCATGTTTATTTTGAAGCCGCAAAAGTAGGTGTAAAAATCACATGAAATACAAAAAAACAACAATTAAAAAATCGCTGATTATAAGATGGTTACGCGAACCTTCTTGTTTTTTAATCTGGTGTTGTTTAGTTTTTGAACTAAAGCATTCGCAAGAGCTAACGGCACTGCTACAAAAGCACAGTCTACTTTAAGTTCAATAACACCCAGCTGGTCTTTATTTATACCGCCTTGTTTAAAAAATAATCCTGCAATATCACCTTTTGAAATTTTATCTTTTCGGCCACCAGAAATAAACAAGGTTTCCCAATATTGCTCAATTTTATGGGCTTTCTTTGAAATATTGATACCCTTAACATCTTTGATAAATTCTGGTAATATTTCGTTCTCCCACTTTAAAATATAGGCCGTTCCTTTAGCATTAACCCGGGCTGTTCTTCCATTTCTGTGAATAAACTCTTCTTCGTGACGAGGTAATTCATAATGAATGATATGATTCATTTCTGGAATATCAATCCCTCGGGCGGCCAAATCTGTAGCCACTAAAACCTGACAACTTCCGTTCCTAAACTTTATAAGCGCCCTTTCTCTGTCTTTTTGCTCCATACCACCAGAAAAGCAAGCATGACTAATTTTATTGCGTTTTAAAAAAGCACTCACTTCACTAATGCTATTTCTTAAATTACAAAATATAATGCCTGGTTTGTTGCCAATATGCGCTACCAATTCTAACA
This genomic interval from Tamlana carrageenivorans contains the following:
- a CDS encoding SLC13 family permease — its product is MSTIEANTTINMKLIIAGLLIFFSIIFFVDLQPGMPEVTYTAAIAFLMAFWWVTEALPIGVTSLLPIILFPVLGVLDGKSISGAYINYVIFLFIGGFVMALAMEKWNLHKRIALKILALVGGSPFRILLGFMLASSFLSMWMSNTATAMMMLPIAFSVTAALEEVYGEGKISSFAAGLLLAIAHACSIGGISTLVGTPPNLSFLRIFEIIYPNSPEISFGQWVVFAFPISVMIFAVSLGLIYLTYRPKGHIEKLDKSFFRDKYRELGAVSLEEKRVFILFISLTLLWVFRSDLNFGIISIPGWSGFFKNPKYLNDGTVAIFVAMLLFIVPASKKNTALVDWKIMGKLPWHIVFLFGGGFALAKGFIDSGLSSYVGGLLAGTKDMSPLMLVGTLTTMMSTLTEFTSNTATTEMMLPIVSGLASEIQVNPLLIMIPVTLAASMAFMLPIATPPNAIVFGTGKLKMVQMIKTGLIIDIVATIIIVFMTLFWGTIIFEIDPTVFPEWAASSAKAIK
- a CDS encoding EamA family transporter, with translation MWMYLGLLAALFLGLHNLCKKHAVRGNEVFPVLLGTVGSGFTFLLPFYIASVYFPEYAKSNAIYIHSMAWELHGFIFIKSAIMAASWILAYQALKHLPITIVTPIRSAGPFFTFIGAILIYQERPNTLQWVGFFLIIFSVMLYSKIGKKEGINFKKDKWILAIIAATFLGASSGLYDKFLIQYLNIAPLTLIFWFCFYVILILLVILSITWFPYAEKRKAFKFRWSIPAVGILLQAADYFYFKALQDPEALIMLLSAIKRSQILIAVLVGGVIFKEQNKRKKLVPLAGIMLGVFFILYS
- a CDS encoding TetR/AcrR family transcriptional regulator, coding for MAKLQKSIDKRNALIKATIDLVNNDGFHAAPMSKIAKMANVSPATIYLYFENKQDLVNKTYIEVKAEYTKYAFANYNEDTCVQKSFEIIWKRIADFKLKECENAMFLAQCDNTPIIDESCRQEGIKHLQPLLDLWARGKKEGVIKPISDYLLYAYTINPLSFLMINQKRGSFILDETLLEEAYQAAWSSIKVCK
- a CDS encoding NAD(P)H-binding protein, with protein sequence MKKTAIILGATGLTGSILLEKLLADPRYEHIKLFSRSKIENLPHKVSQFIGDLLEFEQFKSDFKANEVYCCIGTTSKKTPDKTLYKQIDYGIPVAAAKLAKDNNIETFSVVSALEANPNSKVLYNKTKGEMELDVQKQNIKNTFIFRPSLIGGDRDEQRTLENIGLAIFKVLQPLFIGKLKQYKITEPEDIAQAMIELSNTTNYNEVIITSNDIKNIAKNHK
- a CDS encoding NAD(P)H-dependent oxidoreductase, with the translated sequence MELLDKLNWRYAAKAMNGETVAEEKIEHILEAARLAPTSSGLQPFEIIVIKNQDVKEQIKPVAWNQSVITDCSHLLVFAAWDTYTADRINHMFDLTNDIRGFKNEGWENYRQMLLNSYPQKDAEENFNHAAKQAYIAFSQAVIAAAFEGVDATPLEGFDPAAVDEILGLKEKGLRSAVMLPLGYRQEDKDWLVNLVKVRKPMNELVTVIE
- a CDS encoding NADP-dependent oxidoreductase yields the protein MKKTILLNNRPQGEPTVSNFEFVTEDNTLQISEGEILLETTYVSVDPYLRGRMSDAKSYVPPFQLNKPIQSGVIAKVVASKNKKFAEGDYVSGMLDWSTQQISKGVGLNKVDASKAPLSAYLGVLGMTGLTAFLGLQEIGKPKAGETIVISGAAGAVGSVVGQIAKILGLHVIGIAGTDEKIDMLKNEFGFDAGINYNTSEDINAELKELAPNGVDIYFDNVGGPISDAVLFNINRFARMIICGAISVYNKTELPTGLSVQPFLVKNSALMQGFIVSNYAEKFPEAIQQLATWLKEGKLTYTETIVEGFDNIPKAFIDLFEGKNKGKMIVKI
- a CDS encoding iron-containing alcohol dehydrogenase, with the translated sequence MNTFEFKNPTKIIFGKDTIKNIENEIPNDAKVLMLYGGGSIKKNGIYDQVKAALSSFDVLEFGGIPANPEYAVLMQALKVIKDENITYLLAVGGGSVIDGTKFLSSAALFDGDTPWDILTDKIRTEKGMPFGTVLTLPATGSEMNSGAVITREETKEKLAMGGPGLFPEFSVLDPQVIASIPKRQLANGITDAFSHVLEQYMTYPIGALLQDRFAESILQTLIEVAPKVIKDPTEYTSAANFMWSCTMALNGLIQKGVPTDWAVHAMGHELTALYGIDHARTLAIIFPSHYKFNFEAKKEKLAQYAERVWNVTEGNTDDKAYAAIEKTEAFFQSLEIDTKLSEYTKDYEGTAEEISKRFTDRGWLGLGEHQDLSPEKVEKIVKMAY
- the trxA gene encoding thioredoxin, translated to MSKFSEIINQDKPVLVDFYATWCGPCKTLGPILKDVKDTLKDSISIIKIDVDKNQELATKYQVRGVPTMLLFKNGKQVWRQSGVLQKNDILNVISTNA
- a CDS encoding KTSC domain-containing protein, producing MKRINEYKKLFGVENEIELKALKKSYRDLVKAWHPDKFQDGDALKEEAEINSRKIIDGYHFLVSIAPETLAANLEAYTETITNSGIADYNHKGLLLEITFTDGTTYEYFGVTKQVYIKMINSNKLNRFAKRSIYPKYPYRMAKRELETV